The following are from one region of the Longimicrobiaceae bacterium genome:
- a CDS encoding aldehyde dehydrogenase family protein yields the protein MATELGEIQAGRLYIGGEWADAASGKTFETINPSTGQALTTVAEAGAADVDAAVKAAREAFENSSWTTMDARARGRVLYAIADGLEKRADELARLETMDNGKPVREARAIDIKESIDCFRYYAGWADKIDGDVIPVPGPYLNYTRREPLGVCGQIIPWNYPLQMAAWKVAPALACGNTVVLKPAEQTPLTALELARVAGEAGLPAGVLNVLTGYGETAGAALVAHPDVDKIAFTGSTEVGKIIQREAAGTLKRVSLELGGKSPNIVLADADIDAAVRGAAMAIFYNSGQACTAGSRLLVDEKIHDEFVEKLAKRTEGMKPGDPLDPKTRLGPLVSQEQLDRVLGYVEKGKAEGGELIMGGDRATVGAGGGYFLNPAIFDRVTSDMTIAREEIFGPVLAVTTFADLDEAIAIGNKTEYGLAAAVWTRDVRKAHRAAHALRAGTVWINMYHALDTGSPFGGYKQSGYGRELGKYALDLYTQVKSVWVNLGG from the coding sequence ATGGCGACTGAGCTGGGGGAGATCCAGGCAGGGCGGCTCTACATCGGCGGGGAGTGGGCCGACGCGGCGTCGGGGAAGACGTTCGAGACCATCAACCCCTCCACCGGCCAGGCGCTGACGACCGTGGCCGAGGCCGGCGCGGCGGACGTGGACGCCGCCGTGAAGGCCGCGCGCGAGGCGTTCGAGAACTCGTCGTGGACCACGATGGACGCGCGGGCGCGCGGCCGGGTGCTGTACGCCATCGCCGACGGGCTGGAGAAGCGGGCCGACGAGCTGGCGCGCCTGGAGACGATGGACAACGGCAAGCCCGTGCGCGAGGCGCGCGCGATCGACATCAAGGAGTCGATCGACTGCTTCCGCTACTACGCGGGCTGGGCGGACAAGATCGACGGCGACGTGATCCCCGTGCCCGGGCCGTACCTCAACTACACGCGCCGCGAGCCGCTGGGCGTGTGCGGCCAGATCATCCCGTGGAACTACCCGCTGCAGATGGCGGCGTGGAAGGTCGCGCCGGCGCTGGCCTGCGGGAACACCGTCGTCCTCAAGCCGGCCGAGCAGACGCCGCTCACCGCGCTGGAGCTGGCGCGCGTGGCGGGCGAGGCGGGGCTGCCGGCCGGCGTCCTCAACGTCCTCACCGGCTACGGCGAGACGGCGGGCGCGGCCCTGGTGGCGCACCCGGACGTGGACAAGATCGCGTTCACGGGCAGCACCGAGGTCGGCAAGATCATCCAGCGCGAGGCCGCGGGCACGCTCAAGCGCGTGTCGCTCGAGCTCGGCGGGAAGAGCCCGAACATCGTGCTGGCGGACGCGGACATCGACGCGGCGGTGCGCGGCGCGGCGATGGCCATCTTCTACAACTCCGGCCAGGCCTGCACCGCCGGCTCGCGCCTGCTGGTGGACGAGAAGATCCACGACGAGTTCGTGGAGAAGCTCGCCAAGCGCACCGAGGGGATGAAGCCCGGCGACCCGCTCGACCCCAAGACGCGCCTGGGACCGCTGGTCTCGCAGGAGCAGCTGGACCGGGTGCTGGGCTACGTGGAGAAGGGCAAGGCCGAGGGCGGCGAGCTGATCATGGGCGGCGACCGCGCGACCGTCGGCGCGGGCGGGGGCTACTTCCTCAACCCCGCCATCTTCGACCGCGTCACGTCCGACATGACGATCGCGCGCGAGGAGATCTTCGGGCCGGTGCTGGCGGTGACGACCTTCGCGGACCTGGACGAGGCGATCGCCATCGGCAACAAGACGGAGTACGGCCTGGCCGCCGCCGTGTGGACGCGCGACGTGCGCAAGGCGCACCGGGCGGCGCATGCGCTGCGGGCCGGCACGGTGTGGATCAACATGTACCACGCGCTCGACACGGGCTCGCCCTTCGGCGGCTACAAGCAGTCCGGCTACGGCCGCGAGCTGGGCAAGTACGCGCTCGACCTGTACACGCAGGTCAAGAGCGTGTGGGTCAACCTGGGCGGCTGA